Genomic DNA from Chlamydiota bacterium:
TTTTTGTCGATCGCAAAGAGGGACGCTCTGAAGAGGATCGTGATAAGATTGAAAAATTGGGTATTTCTGAAAGATTGATTGATTTAAAGGGTAAGAATCAATCTGAAACGACAGCGCTTTTGAAGCAAAAATTTAATATTCCAAATGTTAAATTCTGGTTATTAGCCCATGAAGAGAATCAGACTCTTTATCAAGATATCGCAGGTGCTTTTGATGAAACTCGATATGGGACTAATCTTGCTTCTGATCTTATGATTATTTGTTATGGGACAGACAAAGCTCATCTTTTGGATATCATGGTAAATCAGTTGAATTTCCAAACTGATGAAGCGAGCGCTCTTTTGGAAACTGGAAATCCAGATCTCAAACCTCTCTCCGTGACAGATCAATGGCAAGAGACGATGAAGCGTCTTAAGGATCAGGACCGATCAGCTCACTTAAGAGAAGTGAGTATGTAGAGAATTTTTACAATAACTTTGGGGCTCAGCACGTAATTTGTAGTCGCCCCATTTATGGGGCCGTTGGGGTTCGTGTAGACTGCCCGATGAATCGGGCGGCTACGCCTTGGCGTTCAGACCAGATGCATGTGTAACATGTGGGGCATGTGTCCATGTGGGGTCAAGTCTTTCCATGACTACATTTACACATCCTAATCCAGCTTACCCGTAGCGGGTCATTCAGACTCTAAAGCGTCTTAAGAATCAAGACCGATCAGCAAGTTAATCCATCACTTTCCAAGTATTATTTAAATGTGCTAAAATTCAACTATTCTTTTAGGGCCTGCTGCAAAATGTAGGCTTTACCGTTCGAGCGTAGTCGAGAACAGATGCTTTGAGCTCGAGATTTCTCGACTTAGCTCAAAATCTTCGACTTCTCGACTCGGCTCGAAGAATAACGGGTGATGCACATTTTCAGCAAAGCCATTTTGCAACAGAGCTTTTTGATAAAGCGTTGCGCAGGGGGTGGATGATTAAAAGTGTGCTTAAGATTGACTGGATTAGAGGGCAAGTAAAGAAAGGGAACTATTATCTTTCTAGGCATGCCGATTCTGAAAGGCAATTTGATGGTCTTTCGCTGATCGAGGTAGAAGAGGCATTGTTGACAGGAAGAATTCTGGAACAATATGAAGACACGGGAAGAGGTTATAGGTCTTTAGTTGTAGGTTTTTCTCAAACAGGAAAGCCTATTCATGTCGTTTGTGGAGTGAGAGAAAAGTATTTGGTTCTCGTTACTATTTATATACCTTGCTTTCCAAAGTTCAAAACGCCTTATGAAAGAGGATAGATGAGAGATGAAAAAAAAATGTAATTTTTGTGGTCATCAAAATTTTAGAGTGAGTGAAGTGCAATATATTTATAAACAAGATAGAAAATTTTTTGTGGTCAATGGAGTTCCTTGTGAAGAATGCGAGTTTTGCAAGGAGCAATATTTTCAGGCTTCTGTATTAAAGAAAATAGAACGAGAATTTGTGAATATTTATTCTTCAGATAAGAAAAAAATTAAAATGATCAAAGTTCCCATTGAAGAGTTCGAAGAGATTACTGCTTAATAAGTCATGCAAGTGATCGGGTTAAATGTTTTGTTGTGGAAGTGAGGTTCATTTTGTAGTCGCCCCATTTATGGGGCTGCACGGACTGCCCGATAAATCGGGCGACTACGAAAAAAAGCATGATGGGGCGGATTTTCATCGTACGAGATGATCTCGAAAAGTTCATTGAAATTAATACACAAGTAACACTTTTTTTGATATATTAAGTGTTGAAAAAGGTGTTACATGAAAACTCTTTCAAGAACGGTTCGAAGAAGTGTTGCTCTGCCGCGACAGTTGGTTGAGGAAGTCGTGCGTTTTGCCCCTCATGAATTTCGCCGAAATCTCAATCGGATTGTAAATATTGCTCTTCAAGAATTCATTGCCCACCAAAAGAGAAAAGCCTTAGAAAATGCAATGGCCAAAATGGCAAGGGATCCAGAAATTCGCTCTCAAATTCGAGAGATCTCAAAGTATTTTTCTTCTACAGAAAATGATGGTCTAAAAAATGATTAGCCGGGGGCAAATTTATTTTGTAAATTTGAATCCGATTCAAGGTCGTGAACAATCGGGAAAGAGGCCAGTTTTAGTTGTATCTGTGGATGCCATCAATCAACAACCCCTGGTCATAACGGTGGTCGTTGGTACGGATGCAAAAAATATTCATCGGGATTATCCCACCAACGTTCGTGTGAGTCAAAAGGAGTCTGGATTACCTCTCGATACTGTTTTTTTATGCTTTCAAATTCGCTCGCTGGATCCCTCTCGTTTTATAGATTCCAAGAGTCACTCTCTTGATTTAGTGGGTTCGCTCCCTCAAGATCGGATGATTGAGGTGGATCAAGCATTAAGGCTTGTCCTAGGATTATAGTGGAAAATCGGCCGAGCTTATACGCAAAGAGACGGCGGTAAGATTTGAAAAAGCTATAAAATTATCATCGATCGACAGTAGATTTATAGCTTTTTAAATTTACTTTGTAAATTCCAGTTATCCTTCAAACATGATAAAATCAACTTACTGGCAGAGTAAATGTGGCATGGGAAAATACAAGTTTTATGGTTATATTAAAACAGGGATGACATCATGATAATCCGGAGTATGAAGGAAAAACGCGAAGTGATGAAAAAAGAGTTTCTTGCCTTGAGCCCTTTGGAAAGAATCCAACAAATGAATCAGGTCTTTAATGATATTATTGCTCTAAAGGCAAAGACACTTGGGGTACCTGAGTATGAAATCTATAGAAGCTACTTTAGACCTCGTCAGTAAAGCAGTAAAGTCTCTGAAGATGCAGGATCACGTTTTACTTACAGTGATCGGAGGCTATGCTGTTATTGCTCATGGTATTGAACGAACCACGAAGGACGTTGACTTTTGTTTTTATTCAGATTTGTATCATAAAAGTGACGTTCAAGGGCTTGTTGAATCGCTTAAAGGTGTGTTTCCGTCTCATTTTGGAATTCGCTTTATAGAAGGCAGCAAATCCCTTGATGATCCTTTTCAACACGATGTTGTTTTTATTGAAGATATTAACGGTGATTATCCCAGGATCGATATCATTGTTGCAAAATATCACTGGGAGTTGGAGGGGATTAAAGAGGCCAAATCTGTGAAAGGAATTCCTCTTCCTGTTCTCCCTAAACCTTATCTCATTGCGATGAAGTTAAACCCTAAAACCGAAATTGGCGCGTGAACCGAGACGCAAGATCTTGGCCATCTTGACCTTCAGAAAGCCTCGACAGACATCTGTCAATGTATGTCTACGTTTTCTTCAGGCCAATCTGGCTCAAGCTCTTGCGTCTCGGTTCACGCGCCAATTTCGGTTTTAGGGTTAAAAGCTGGAGGTTTTAAAGATGATCTGGATGTTTACGAGCTTCACCAACTTCTTTCTGAGGAAGAAAAAAAGAAAACCTTAAAATTGGCCAAGCTCATTCATAAGGATAAATCTTTGAAGAGAATTCTAACACCACGAAAAGAGATTAGAGAGAAGGAGGATCCGGATCAGTTGCTTTAGCGGATTTCTAAATTTTTTTTCATCCAGTGAATAATTTCTGTGATGAAGCGATCAAAATCGGGTAGGCTATTCTGAAGTCGTTCGTAGACTTTATTAAAATTAACCGCCATATATTCATGGACTAGGATATTACGAAAACCTCCAAGTTTTTCAAATCTTTGAGCGAGTGCGAGGGGAATAACATCCACGCGAGCGAGTGCATTGAGAACTAAATCATATCCAACAGCTCTTTCGGAAAAATGACCCACTAGAATATGGTTTCCAATATCAAAAAGAGCTTCTGCGGCAAGATGTAGCCCATGTTCAACGGCCCATCGGTGTGTGGTATCTTTTAAAAGCTCTTCCTTTGACTTTTTCTGAAGAAACGAGAGTTCCTTTAATGTTTCTTGAAGAAAGGCCAATCGTTCTTCAACAACATTATGTCTAAAGACCATTAGCGTTCTCCAAAAAGTAAATCATATTGTAATTTTCGGATATGTTCTGTGTCGAAATATTCCCGATAAACACCCATTTCGAACCGATTAACACAGTCATCACTAACCTTTTGATAGACGAGGAGACCATTGGCGAGCGCTTCATATTTGAGCAAAGATGTTGCATGATTTAATGTGACAATGTCTATTTTTTTAATATCTATTTCTCTCGAAATAGAAGCGGCTAAACGAGCCTCCTCAAAGGGGGTGAGCTCTTCCTGGACAAGAAGGGCAATATCGATATCGCTTTCTGGATGGGTTACGCCAATAACTTGGGATCCAAAGAGATAAGCCAGTTCAATTTTTGAGAATGGCTGGAACAGGAGTTTCCAGATATTTCGGTCGATTTCCATATTTTTAGTATACTCGAAGACGAGCGACAGAAGAATGGAATTCTATATTTTATTTTTTACTTTTTAGAGTAAAAATGTGTCCTAATTAATGGCTTTATATGTTTATATCCTTTTATGGATAATGTTTGGCCGCAATGGATTATTTAAAAATTAAATTTAGTATCAAGAACTAAGGTTGGTATTCATGGAAAGGGTTTTTCGGGAGGGGATAGCGCTTTTTTTGTCTTTTTTCCTCCTTTTCGATCGTTTTTCTATCAGTTTTGGACAGAATTTGTCACCCCAGACCTCTTTCCAGATTCAGAAACCATTCTCTGATCTAAAGCCCTCTTCATTACGAGAGCTGACACTTCCACGTGATATTGGAGAGATTGTTGATCAATCGATTGTTCCAAACCGTCCGATGCTATTTATTATAGAAGATATCCATTGCCAATTTGAAGTTCAGAAGAATATTCGAAAAATATT
This window encodes:
- a CDS encoding DUF4258 domain-containing protein, whose amino-acid sequence is MIKSVLKIDWIRGQVKKGNYYLSRHADSERQFDGLSLIEVEEALLTGRILEQYEDTGRGYRSLVVGFSQTGKPIHVVCGVREKYLVLVTIYIPCFPKFKTPYERG
- a CDS encoding YgiT-type zinc finger protein encodes the protein MKKKCNFCGHQNFRVSEVQYIYKQDRKFFVVNGVPCEECEFCKEQYFQASVLKKIEREFVNIYSSDKKKIKMIKVPIEEFEEITA
- a CDS encoding type II toxin-antitoxin system PemK/MazF family toxin codes for the protein MISRGQIYFVNLNPIQGREQSGKRPVLVVSVDAINQQPLVITVVVGTDAKNIHRDYPTNVRVSQKESGLPLDTVFLCFQIRSLDPSRFIDSKSHSLDLVGSLPQDRMIEVDQALRLVLGL
- a CDS encoding DUF86 domain-containing protein, translating into MVFRHNVVEERLAFLQETLKELSFLQKKSKEELLKDTTHRWAVEHGLHLAAEALFDIGNHILVGHFSERAVGYDLVLNALARVDVIPLALAQRFEKLGGFRNILVHEYMAVNFNKVYERLQNSLPDFDRFITEIIHWMKKNLEIR
- a CDS encoding nucleotidyltransferase domain-containing protein, producing MEIDRNIWKLLFQPFSKIELAYLFGSQVIGVTHPESDIDIALLVQEELTPFEEARLAASISREIDIKKIDIVTLNHATSLLKYEALANGLLVYQKVSDDCVNRFEMGVYREYFDTEHIRKLQYDLLFGER